ataattgctgaatctttatacagatacccctttttactttctggtattcggagtagacagaggaaaattcctgaaatctctgaactgtaatccagcttcCTTGacctctgataatgactgtataacccTTATCGTgtgtccctgtgattgtaaaaaaccttGTGagtgaccctcacttgtacccattttatctagtttttcaactttcgAGTCtcgtgatcactaaagacagcccctaatgtttattaatgaagggtcttgggccaGCCCAGACCAGCGCACTCCAATTCCAAAGTCACCTTGATAACCAAAACTATCTGATCACAGTGGTCCCACCTGACAGgctcagtagcttagactttaacctaaaATCACCTGTGCCTcactataatactaaaaatcacctATGGCTCTCTATAATACcaaaagcagctagaaggaaaaaatctgaggatggtatggtagcccgtgacaaactctggaatctgtcttgtaactacttgttgaacagtgctttgaaaactattgctttttgctttctttgctttatatatatatactatacaataaaaaagtttttaaaaatcacacgCATCATCATATATGATTTTGTGACTATGCATGTAATCAATCCACATATACTTAATGGTTTGATCACCTCtcattacatcatctggggtcactgtgctgaatatcctaaaacttgcccatcttttgataccataaaactatcagaattactgcagtttggggagacagatttttggaccGATAGGCCACCTGCTCTCCTGGTTTGCCCTAACaataagctctttctctctttgaaatgctGATATCTCAGGAATTGGCCTTTGAGTGCACTGGGTGAAAGAATCCACCAGCTTTGTCcggtaacaatttggtgacccaGATGGGACAAAGATTTATAATGAGTCCAACGGCCCCAAGTTCTgaagccccagcagagcaggtaaaCAAAGCAACCAAGACTTTTGTGGCCACCAGATCTTCTTTAGTCCAGAGGCTTGgcaatagttttattttctccgTTCTGCCCGAACTCCAGACCCTTTTGGCACCTTAAagagcttcaaagagagaaactgtttctAGTTCCAAGCCCAGACATCTgcctgggtgagtgggtcatcagggtaaaaaGTGGATCAGGAAGTTAGTTCGGTGGGATCTGATTCTAGAAAGATCCCCCTTGCtccttgctctgacctctacacttttctgttttctgggtacctTTCTGGATGgggtttgaggccctgacctGAGTCTGTCGGTTGCATATACTACTGGAAAATGCCATCCAACAATTAACTGATATTGAATGAAATTAAGTTTGCATGTTTAACTGTTAACTGGTGTGTTACCGAGGCACAGTGTTAAACTGTTGTTTAATTGCTAATCGGTATGCTCTGTCTACTTATTAATGGGtctgttacttaaatatataagtatctttaaatttgttagttggtgtcTTTATTGGCTTTGCATGGGTCAAGGGTTCCTAATTGTTCACCGATTACAGGAATTCTTTAAAATGGGCACCTTTGGGCTGTgttgaaaattggaaagattttagctATAAGTCTATGACAAAAAggcttatttctgtagcacagTCTGGCCTACAGACTGTGAGAATGGCTCTacaattgttctgcaaaaaggcAGAAATGGGATAAGATAACGTATATTCAATCCTTTACTTGCCCCTCTCAAAAGTActtctgtgtttctcttttttgtgtgtctatctGCTTATTcaatatattctcatacctccagattgtaatagcaaattaacaaaacagtttttaaagaGCGCTGCTTGAATGGCTTAACAATGAAACTAGTGCTCCTGGcgtcccagaagaaaagaaagcgtCTGGGCATCAGggtttttgtaattactgtaaacaaacctggacattagaaaggcTCCACCACCACTGCCGGGTAACACTTTGGTGATCCAGATAGAATAAATAGCGTTtcaatggctaaaagatttcaaatcaagtcgaAAAGTCatcttggaggttactcttttttttttttttaattacatgggcaggcactgggagtcgaacctgggtcctctggcacggcagacaagcattcttgcctgctgagccaccgtggcccgcccttggaggttactcttatgcaagtttccgtcagatattgcaaattgccacagtatggcaAGCTCCATCCAACAGTGTTCCCAGAAACCCTACAGGATACCCTGGGCtctgtaaaagttttacttattacgTTCATCTTTCAGAGAGGTAGAGCTTCCAGATTCTTCcaatgccagataagctctgaaacccagaagcacCTGTCTCTCCGAGAccaacaaccagtttcatccctctGCCCCATAATGTCATCACTCTTTTTCCAACATGAAGATGTTAGAAGAGTCATCACtcaaatatccctcaagattaAGAAATAACTgacaacagagaagataagatttaacaaatgagtgactGCTGAAtagtgacatttcttttagtatccagtgtcttgcagcagctagaaggaaaaacttaaaattgtggaaatgtaacccataacaaactctgaaatctgttctttagcTACTTGTCAcatgtactttgaaagttattgcttttttgtataaatgttatattttgcaataaaaaagaaataataaatgagagggaggagttgtaactgagaaactaggatttaagggatgattatggttgctgaatcattatatagatattcctttttactttctggtatgttggagtagacagagggaaattcctgaaatttctgaactgtagTCCAGcttccttgatctctgataatgactgtacaGCCCTTACtatgtgaccctgtgattgtaaaaaaccttGTGagtgaccctcacttgtacccattttatctagtttttcacctttggagtcttgtgatcactaaaaacagcccctaatgtttctTAATGAAGGGTTTTGGGTCAGCCTAAAACCAGCTCATGCCAATtccaaagtcatcttgataaccaaaactgtaTCTAATCATGGTGGTCCCACccgacatgcacagtagcttagactttaacctaaaATCACTTATGGCTCAGTATAATCCTAAAAATCACGCCCATCATCCTATTcagaccaccattttcttacatatgttctgtgactaagcaggtAACCAATCTGCACATGTGCAATAATTAAATCACTTCTAATGGCATCATCAgggaccactgtgctcattatcctaaactctgcTCATCTTTTGAAACTTTAAGactgtcagaattactgcagttcagggagacagattttggggccaatgctatgtgcctagcaataaagtttttctctctttgaaaccccggtgtctcaggaatgggTCCTTAAGCACCTCGGGCAGAGAAGCCACCGCCTTTGTCCGGCAGCATTGGCATGCtaaagatgggaaaactgaagcccagaggaTTTCAGCAACTTGTGGGAAGTAACCGTTTGGATATGGTGGAGCTTGGCATTTTTTactttgtaaacatttttaaaatttcaatttttttttttttgccatgattCAGCTGTGTCTGTCCTATGCTACCTAGTCCAGTGTCCAGCTTTTTGCCACTTTTTGCCACTGTGGTCttttgggagtgggggtggggtgggtgaaaGGGAGCCATCTATGGGGGCTCCCCTGCCCAGGTTTGGGGAGAGTGGAAGCCCCTctagacaaaacaaaaactcccATGTTTCTGGGGCTGGGTGGTGAAGGATGAAGGTGGGACTGGCTGGGAAGGGAAGAGGACCTTTACTGCTAGGGACTCTGGTAAGCAGGGGGGTGGGATTGAGGTCGGAAGGTGAAGACATGGCCCTATTAGTGctgttaaaacaagaaaaaggcagACTGTGTCGTGGTTACAGTGTAggccctgggttcaaatcctgattccACCGCTTGCGGGCTGGGTGGCCTTggcacattttctaattttcccaggcttcagtttcttcatctttaaaatgggtacAGTAATGGTGCAGGGTTGCTTTGAAGATTAAACTTAAGGCAATGCATATATAATGTATTTGAAATATCATCTGGCACAGGACAGGTCCTCAGTTATTGTCACCGACTGTTATTTCTATCGTTATCTGTAGCTATGGTAGCAGTAGCTGCTGCTGTGTGCACAGAATCTGCCCCTCTGCCCTCCATCCTATACCAAGAGCCCAGCTGCTGCTTTACAAGCATTATCCCGTTGGTTGCTTTAAACCCCAGTTGATACTTGTTATTGTTTCCAATTTAGAGAAGGGGAAATTGAGGTCCAAAGGGTGAGTGATGCACCCTAAGTCCCAGCtagaaaatggcagagctggattCTAACTGCCACGGGTCTGATTCCACCGCGAAGTGGACGCGGAGGTGCTTCCGGTTTCTGGGGGAGACATTGCCCCCTGGTGGTACTGCCACGAAGCTGCTCCTCGAATAGGGGCAGGAAGGGagcgtgtgtgtgcgcgcgcgcgtgcgCGCGCACCTGCAGCATGAGTTGAGGAGTCACGTCTAATTCTCAAATTGCTTCTCGACCTCTCACCTCATCAGAAGATCCCAAACACCTTGGAAGGAGGTGGCATTAGAATCCCTGGGGCATAGGGACACAGGCAAAGGGCAAGAGAAATGCatgcaaaaagaaacagagagagggagacaagagaaagagagggaaggagggagagtgagagaaagaccaAGACCCAGAAAAAAGAAGTCAGCGAAAAACAGAGGCACCCACAGACTCAGGTCTGGAGACACAGCCCACGCCGGGCAGAGGCTGGGGAGGTGCCCTGTACACCCACCTTGGGCAGGGTGTAGCCCCGGAACCGGGTGGTCTGCGTGAGGGCCCGGGGCACACCCATGGGCAGCAGCGCCAGCAGCCGCTGTGCCTCATGCAGGACGGCGTCCATGTAGGGGAGGCGGGCACGGTCCCCCAGGCCTGGCAGCCGGCCCGGCCCCAACTCCCGTGTCAGCTCCTCCTGGACACGCGCTGCAGGGCGAAAGGAGGGGGGCTGGAGGTCAGAGGCGGAGTGGGAGCCTGCAATCCTCCCGACTTCTCAGGCAGCTATGGTTTGGGGTGAGGCCAGCAGGCTGGCAAGGGAAGGTCCCCACACCCCCAGCCTGTGTCCCTCCACAACCTGGGTGCTGGGCATTTAATCTATCAGGCCCTAATTCCCCCCAGCAACCCTGTCAATTAGACCCTTTACCAATCAccatttcccagatgaggaaaccgGAGCCCAGAGAGCCAAAGTCATTTGTTTCAAGTCACAATGGAGTCCACTCCACCAGGTCCCCGATCCCATCTTTGGGGGCAGTGTACCCGCTGCCCTGACAGCATTTAACTCAGCTGGGGGACCTTGAGATGCTGGCGCATCGCTGGGCCCAGCCTGGCCCTTTCCCTCATGgcttcagtttctttttcatttgatgactccattttttcttttcatctttagtCTCAACCCAGCTGGTCTCATGGCCTCCTGGATGTCTTCCCCCAGGTGTCCCTCAGGCCTGTCCCACTCATTGTCCCCAATTGGCTTCGATGTCTCCCCTGAAACCAGCTGCTCCTCTCTCCCCCGCCTCAGTACTGACCTGCAGTTTCCCAGAGCCCTGAGCCTGGCTCCCTGTCATTCTCCCCGACACTCCCACTCTGCCATCTCAGTGCCTCCCCCATTGCCCCCTTCCCTCCCTGCTGTTGGTCCCGCCCTGTCCTCTCCTGCAGGTCCCCATCCTAGGTGCCTCCCTGGGCTTCTGGCTTCCACTTTCCCATCCCTTGCAATCCACCTTCACAGGGCAGCCGGAAGGATTTTTCCACAATGTAAAATATGGCCCTGCCCTCCCTGGCTTAAGgttcttccatggctccccatggCTCAGGACCAGGCACAAAACATAACACCAAGACAGCGAGGCCCTGTATGAGCCTCGTttgactttttaaacatttttaaaatttcaatttttttttttttgcgtgatTCAGCTGTGTCTGTCCTATGCCACCTAGTCCAGTGTCCAGCTTTTTGCCACTTTTTGCCACTGTGGTCTTTTGGGAGTAGAGGTGGGGTGGGTGAAAGGGAGCCGTCTACGGGGGCTCCCCTGCCCAGGTTTGGGGAGAGTGGAAGCCCCTTTAGACAAGACAAGAACTCCCATGTTCCTGGGGCTGGGTGGTGAAGGATGAAGGTGGGGAGTTGCTCGGAAGGGGAGAGGACCTCTTCTGCTAGCGAGTCTGTATGAGGCCCTGTATGGGCCAACCCTGGCAGCCATCTCCTGCTTCATCTCTCGCCATGCCTCACACTGCCCCCCGCAGCCCCCAACTTCTCGCTCTGCAGACACCCTGAAACTGACGCTGGTTCTCacctccaggctctggcttgagCTGTCCTAACCATCCCCTTCCCCTCTGGCTGGGGGAACCGGCCCCTACCTTGAACCTGAGGATATTTCAGCAGCAGCAGGAGGGCATAGCGGAGCGTGGCGCTGACCGTCACCGTCCCGGCAAACAGCAGATAAATGACCGTCATCAGCAAATTCTTCTCAGTGAATTCCGTGTCTGGGTCTTTTTCCTCCTGGGAGAAACCAGGCAGAAGGGCTCAGAGAAAACAGGCTGCGGGAAGCAGAGGTCCAGCACCACCAGGCTTGGGATGCAGCACGGCTCACGAAGCATTACTCGGGAGTCTAAATAATCCTTGTGGAGGTTGGGAAGCGGGCTCCTGATACTACTCCTCAAacgtcttattttaaaaaatggaaagagaaaaggaccTGGGGCCACAggattagaaaaaatgttttctctctgtgaGAACAAGGCACTGAAAGAGACAGCCAGGTGGACACACAccgtatacacacacacacacacacacacactctcgtGCAGAGATACACATATACAGGGACATGCACAGGGGCAGTCAGAGACCTGGCAGAGACCCCCAGCTCTGCCCGGCTgaggccaggccaggccaccAGCCCGCTCAGCAGGGACCCCCTCCCACCGTCCTCCCTCACCTGCGCCATCTTCAGCAGGAAGGCCTCGACGACGTCACGTGCGGGACCCGAGGCGTCCAGGCTGTCTCGGTGCTGCTGCACCTGCTGGACGGCGAAGGCAGCCAGGGTGCCCACGTGGCCGAGGAGCTGCGTGTGGGGGCCAGGGAGGGGCTGCAGGAGCCAGGAGAACATCTCGTAGGCCTGAGGGGAGAAGGGCAGCTGGctctcggggtgggggtggggggttggccCTACAccagggaggagggtggggcaggagggGCGCTCTGGGGGCTACCTGAAAGAGGTAGGGAAGCGGTGCCACCCACTTGCCTGGCCCCACGGGGAGCTTATTCCTAGCAGCGTGCCGCCAGCTGCTCGGACCACGGCCTGGAACTCTTCATCCTCGTAGGGGAAGCGGAGGCCGAAGACGAGGGTGCAGACAATGTTGGAGGTAGCCTGGGCCAGCAGCAGGGAGGGGTCGAATGGCCGccctgggtggggggcagggagggggactGTGGTGGAGACTGGCAAGGGGAGTGGACTTGGAGGCAGGAGTCAACCTGCAGGTGCAGTGTGGACCGGACCCGACcagagacaggcagacagacagatggacaccGAGGGTGGAGGTGAATAGAGCCCCTAGCTCCGCCCTTAGGTCTGAGGCCTCCCCCCTGCTTCCCTCCCTGGGCCGGGCAGGGGGCTGCAGGGCCCACACCCCGCTGGCCCCCTCTGACCCGCCGTCTCCTGGAAGGCCTCCAGCAGGCGCCGGGCCTCGGCCTGGATCAGCTCCTCGCCTTCTCGCTTCCCCATGCCCAGGTCCCGCAGGGCCAGGGCGGTGAATCTCCGCAGCTGCCGCCAGCGCTCCCCATTGGCGAAGAAAACGCCTGAGAAGAAGGCTGGTGTCCAGgaggggccggggcggggcgggggcgccaCCCGCCCGAAAGGCTGGTAACTGGGACTAGGCAGGCTCCTTCTGCTTTGAACCCTTCCCGGCTCCGGGCGCCGCACTCCTAGCTGCAGTGTTGCTAGAGGTCCCCAACAGATCTCCTCTGAACCTGCTTCCCTGTCCCTGaccaccccctgccccctgcccagagCCCAGGCCTCATCCTGATGCCTCGCCCACCCCTGGCAGCAGCCCCAGGCCTGCCCCCTTCGCCTTCCAAGCTTCCCTCCCCACGGCCTGTGTCCTGGTCCCCGCTCCCagccccctccacacacacagacaccagGGGATCTTTCTGTGACACAGCCCCTCCCAGCCGCGACAGGCTCCGCATGACCCGGCTCCCACTGACTTCTCCTTCTCCAGCTTCATTCCTCATCCTacccccccaccctcccagctGCTCAGCTTCCTCCAAGGTGCCCCGTTCCCTCTGCCTGGGGGGCTTCCTCCCCTGGATCCTCCGGAACCACCTCC
The genomic region above belongs to Tamandua tetradactyla isolate mTamTet1 chromosome 16, mTamTet1.pri, whole genome shotgun sequence and contains:
- the CYP2S1 gene encoding cytochrome P450 2S1; this encodes MEAAVTWALLSLLLLLLLLLLARALSGTQTRGQLPPGPTPLPLLGNLLQLRPGALYSGLLRLSGKYGPVFTVQLGPWRRVVVLVGHEAVREALGGHAEEFSGRGRLTTLDGTFEGHGVFFANGERWRQLRRFTALALRDLGMGKREGEELIQAEARRLLEAFQETAGRPFDPSLLLAQATSNIVCTLVFGLRFPYEDEEFQAVVRAAGGTLLGISSPWGQAYEMFSWLLQPLPGPHTQLLGHVGTLAAFAVQQVQQHRDSLDASGPARDVVEAFLLKMAQEEKDPDTEFTEKNLLMTVIYLLFAGTVTVSATLRYALLLLLKYPQVQARVQEELTRELGPGRLPGLGDRARLPYMDAVLHEAQRLLALLPMGVPRALTQTTRFRGYTLPKGTEVFPLLGSVLHEPEVFEQPEEFNPGRFLDKEGRFKKHEAFLPFSLGKRVCLGEGLARAELFLLFAAILQAFSLGSPCPPGILSLEPAVSGFANIPPAFQLQVRPH